The Esox lucius isolate fEsoLuc1 chromosome 5, fEsoLuc1.pri, whole genome shotgun sequence genome includes a region encoding these proteins:
- the LOC105005626 gene encoding dexamethasone-induced Ras-related protein 1 — protein MSPSENEFDIPAKNCYRMVILGSTKVGKTAIVSQFLNGRFDEQYTPTIEDFHRKLYSIKGDVYQLDILDTSGNHPFPAMRRLSILTGDVFILVFSLDNRESFQEVQRLKRQIFETKSCLKNKTKENIDVPLVICGNKGDREFYREVQREEIEQLVAGDEQCAYFEISAKRNTNVDQMFQTLFTMANLPNEMSPDLHRKVSVQYCDMLRTKSLKHKNKKDHGDAYGIVAPFARRPSVHSDLMYIKEKAIGGAQGKDKERCTIS, from the exons ATGTCTCCCTCAGAGAACGAGTTCGATATCCCAGCGAAGAACTGTTATAGGATGGTGATTTTGGGGTCCACCAAGGTGGGCAAAACTGCTATCGTTTCTCAGTTTTTGAACGGGAGATTCGATGAGCAGTACACGCCAACCATCGAGGATTTTCACAGGAAACTTTACAGTATTAAGGGAGATGTATACCAACTGGATATATTGGACACCTCTGGCAACCACCCGTTCCCTGCTATGAGGAGACTATCCATACTGACAG GTGATGTCTTTATCCTGGTCTTCAGCCTGGACAACAGAGAATCCTTCCAGGAGGTACAGAGGCTGAAGCGACAGATCTTTGAGACCAAGTCGTGCCTGAAAAACAAGACCAAGGAAAACATTGACGTGCCTCTGGTGATCTGCGGCAACAAGGGCGACCGGGAATTTTACCGGGAGGTACAGAGAGAAGAGATTGAGCAGTTGGTGGCTGGAGACGAGCAGTGCGCGTACTTTGAGATCTCCGCCAAGCGTAACACTAACGTTGACCAAATGTTCCAGACCCTATTCACTATGGCCAATCTACCCAATGAGATGAGCCCGGACCTTCACCGTAAGGTCTCCGTGCAGTACTGTGACATGCTTCGCACGAAATCCCTAAAACATAAGAACAAGAAGGACCATGGAGACGCCTACGGCATCGTGGCACCATTCGCCCGGCGACCGAGCGTCCACAGTGACTTGATGTACATAAAGGAAAAGGCGATCGGTGGTGCGCAGGGGAAAGATAAAGAGAGGTGTACTATTAGCTAA